One part of the Treponema sp. OMZ 787 genome encodes these proteins:
- a CDS encoding co-chaperone YbbN, whose protein sequence is MIELTKENFEQEVHQSKGVTFVDFWSDGCVPCKQLMPDVHAMAERHAGKAKFCSFNIDGARRVAMKEQVLGLPTMLIYVDGERKDSVTGSDLTIDQIEEMVKKYI, encoded by the coding sequence ATGATTGAATTGACAAAAGAAAATTTTGAACAAGAAGTTCATCAGTCAAAGGGTGTAACCTTTGTAGATTTTTGGTCGGACGGATGCGTCCCTTGTAAACAATTAATGCCTGATGTTCATGCAATGGCAGAACGCCATGCAGGAAAGGCTAAGTTTTGCTCATTCAATATTGACGGTGCAAGACGCGTTGCCATGAAAGAGCAGGTTTTAGGTCTTCCTACAATGCTCATCTATGTTGACGGCGAGAGAAAAGACAGCGTTACCGGAAGCGACTTAACCATCGATCAAATCGAAGAGATGGTAAAAAAATACATCTAA